A window of Variovorax paradoxus EPS genomic DNA:
GTCGTCAAGCTCGGCGCCGAGGGCGCCTACTACGACAGCGACGTGGCCGGCACCGGCCGCGTCGAAGGCTTCCCGGTGAAGGAAGTGATCGACACCGTGGGCGCAGGCGACGGCTTCGCGGCCGGCGTGGTGAGCGCCTTGCTCGAAGGTAAGAGCGTGCCCGAGGCGGTGCGCCGCGGCGCCTGGATCGGCGCCCGCGCGGTGCAGGTGCTGGGCGATACCGAAGGCCTGCCGACGCGGGTCGAACTTGAAGAAGCAGGACTCTGAAGACCATGACACAGCAAAAGAACGTGCTTGTTTTCCGGCCCTTGCCCGAAGACCAACTCGCGCGCCTGCAGGCCGCACACCACGTCACCGTGGCCGATCCGCGCAAGGAGCCCGACGCCTTCGCCGCCGCGCTCGCCACCGCGAACGGCCTGATCGGATCTAGCCACACAGTCGATGCCGCGCTGCTCGACGCGGCGCCCAAGCTCGAGGTGATTTCGAGCGTGTCGGTGGGCGTCGACAACTACCCGCTCGCCGAGCTGCACAAGCGTGGCATCGTGCTGTGCCACACGCCCGACGTGCTCACCGAGACCGTGGCCGACACGGTGTTCGCGATCCTCATGGCGACCCAGCGCCGCGTCGTCGAGCTCTCGAACCTCGTGCGCGACGGCCGCTGGAACAAGAACATCGGCGAAGAACTCTTCGGCACCGACGTGCACGGCAAGACGCTGGGCATCCTGGGCTTCGGCCGCATCGGCCAGGCCGTGGCGCGGCGCGCGGCGCTGGGCTTCGGCATGCCGGTGCTCTATCACTCGCGCCGCCCGGTCGACCTGGCCACGCAAGCGCCCGAGCTGCAAGGCCGCGCCACGCACACACCGCTGGACGATCTGCTCGCGCGCGCCGACATCGTGCTTGCGATGCTGCCGCTGACCGATGCCACGCGCGGCATGATCGACACCGCCTTTTTCGCGCGCATGAAGCGGGGCGCATCGTTCATCAATGGTGGACGCGGCGCCACGGTGAACGAAGAGGCACTGCTCCACGCCCTGGACCACGGCACGCTGCGCGCCGCCGGCCTCGATGTGTTCGCGAAGGAGCCGCTGCCGGCCGATTCGCCGCTGCGCACGCACCCGCGCGTGACGCCGCTGCCGCACATCGGCTCGGCCACGCACGAGACACGCCATGCGATGGCCGAACTCGCGACGACCAACCTGCTGCAGGTGCTGGCCGGCGAGAAGCCGACGGCGCCTTACGACACCACGGCCGCATGAAGACTCTGTCTTGCTCCCTCTCCCCAAGGGGAGAGGGAGCGAGACCGACGCATGAAGCCCACAGGCCGCGCCACCATCGCCGATGTCGCCGAAGCGGCGGGCGTTTCCAAGGCCACTGTCTCGCGCTTCCTGAACCACCGCGAGCGATTGCTCAGCCCCGATATCGCCGCCCGCGTCGAGGTGGCAATTGCGGCACTGGCCTATTCGCCGAGCCCGATGGCACAGGCGTTGAGCCATGGCCGCTCGCGGCTCATCGGCCTGATCGTGGCAGACATCACCAACCCGTATTCGGTCGCGGTGCTGCGCGGTGCCGAGAAGGCCTGCCAGGACGCCGGCTACCTCGTGATGCTGTTCAACCTCGGCAACGAGAGCGAACGTGAGCGCGAGGCGATCGATGCGCTCGCGGGCTACCAGGTCGACGGCTTCATCCTCAACACGCTGGGCCGCGGCAGCAACGTGGTCGATGCGGTCACGCTGCACGGCAAGCCCGCGGTGCTGGTGGACCGGCGCCACACTGGCATGCACACCGACTTCGTCTCTCTCGACAACCACGCGGCGATGCAGGCCACTTGCGGACATCTGCTCGAAGGCGGTTACCGCGAACTGCTCTACGTCACCGAGCCGCAGAAGGGTGTGAGCTCGCGGCGCGAGCGCACGGCCGCGTTCGGCGCCTGCGTGGCCGCGCACGAGCCGCGCGTGGCGGGCGAGGTGTTCGAATCGGTCGAAGGTGAGAGCGATGCGCTCGACGCGGCGCTGATCGCCTTGCGCAAGCGCGCCAAGCGCGGTCGCCGTGCCGCCGTGGTTGCTGGCAACGCCGTGGTCACGCTGCGCGTCGCGCAGGCCATGGCGCGCCTGGGCCTGCAGTTCGGCGATGACCTGGGCTTCGTGGGCTTCGACGATCCCGAATGGGCCTCGCTGATCGGCCCCGGCCTGAGCACCGTGGCACAGCCCACCGACGCCATCGGCCGCACCGCCGCTACATGCCTGATCGAGCGGTTGCGGGGGCTGGACTCAGCACCGCGCCAACTGCTGCTTCCAGGGGAACTGATGGTGCGGGGATCGTCGCAGGCGCTCTAGCGTCCACTACCGCGCGGTCGAACGTGATCGGCCCGCGCATCCAATCCGCCGCACGCTCGGCGATCATGATCGTCGGCGCATTGGTGTTGCCGCCGATCAGCGTCGGCATCACCGAGGCGTCGACCACGCGCAGGTTCTCGATGCCGTGCACGCGCAGTTGCGCGTCGACCACCGCCATCGCATCCACGCCCATCTTGCAGGTGCCCACCGGGTGGTAGATGGTGTCGGCGCGCGCGCGGATGTGCTGCGTGAGTTCTTCGTCGGTGTGCGCATCGGCCGTGTAGACCTCGCGGTGTCGGTACTTCTGGAGCGCCGGTGCGCGCAGGATCTCGCGCATCTTCTTCACGCCCTGCAGCAGCAGCGCCATGTCTTCGGCATCGGACAGAAACCGCGGGTCGATGCGCGGCGCCGACAGGGGGTTCGAATCGTTCAGCCGCACATCGCCCCGGCCCTTGGGGCGCAGCACGCACACGTGGCATGAGAAGCCGAAGCCCATGTGCAGCTTGCGCGCATGGTCGTCGGTGATCGCGATCACGAAGTGCAGCTGCAGGTCGGGCCGGCGCAACTCGGGCGACGACTTGATGAAGGCGCCGCCTTCGGCAAAGGGCGTCGCGACGAGGCCCTTGCCGCTCTTGCGCCACTCGAAGATCGCCTTCATCAGCTTCAACCCGGCTTTCACGCCGATGCCGAAGAGGTCGATGTCCTTCGAGGTGTAGGCGAGGATGAAATCGGTGTGGTCCTGCAGGTTCTGCCCGACGCCCGGCAGCGCATGCCGCACAGCGATGCCGTGGCGGCCCAGCTCTGCCGGGTCGCCGATGCCCGAGAGCATCAGCAGCTGCGGCGAGTTGAAGGCGCCGCCGCACAGCGCCACTTCGCGATGGGCGCGAATGACTTCGGTGCTGCCACCGCGCCGCACTTCCACGCCGGTCGCGCGCTTGCCGTCGAGCACCACGCGCAGGGCCTGTGCGCCGGTCAGCACCTTGAGGTTTGGGCGCGCATGCATCACCGGATGCAGGTACGCCGCGGCGGCCGAGCAGCGCTCGCCGTTCTTCGTGCCGCCATGGAACTGCGTGACCTGGTAGAGGCCCGCGCCTTCCTGCTCGGCGCCGTTGAAATCGTCGTTGCGCGGAATACCGCATTCCGCAGCCGCGCGAATGAAGTCTTCAGTGATCGGTCGGGGGCTCTGCTGCTCGGAGACCTGCAGCGGCCCGCCCGCGCCGTGCAGCGCGCTCTCGCCGCGCTCGTTGCCCTCGGCGCGCTTGAAGTACGGCAGCACCTCGTCGAACGACCAGCCCTCGCAGCCGGCGCGCGCCCAGTCGTCGTAGTCGTCGCGATGGCCGCGCACGTAGAGCATGGCGTTGATCGCGCTCGATCCGCCGAGGCCGCGCCCGCGCGGCTGGTAGCCGCTGCGTCCGCCGAGGGCTGGCTGCGGCACGGTCTTGTAGGCGTAGTTGTTGATGGGCGGACGTCCCGGAAGCATCGCCACGGTGGCGGCGGGTGCCCGCACCAGGATGCCGCGGCCGTCCCCACCGGCTTCGATCAGGCAGACCGTCACGCCTGGGTCTTCGCTGAGGCGGGAGGCCAGCGTGGCGCCGCCGGAGCCGCCGCCCACGATCACGTAGTCGAATTCCATGGCGCTTGTCTTCCTTTTGTTGTGCGTCCAGTCGGGCGGGATCGACTGTAGGAAGAACGTGCAGGCAGGCAGTTAGCGTTTTCCCGCTGCTCGAAGGTATGCAGCCCGCCGAGGCGCTGCGGGTTTTCCCTGCCGCGCGCAGCCTGAGCGTGTCACCAGCCGTGGAAGCGTCCCCACGTCTGCAACGCACCGTCTTCGCCAAGCGCCTGGTATTCCGGGAACTGCGCACCGGTGGCGCACGCATGGTTGGGCAGGATGCGCAGGCGCGTGCCGATCGGAAAGCGCGTCGCGATGTCGGTGTCGGACGCGCCTTCGTGGGACAGGATGCCATGCTCCTGGTTCGCACCGCTGAGCACATAGCCGTCGAGCACTGCACCGTCGAGGCCGCAGACCTGCCCGTAGCCGTAGTCGCGCTTCTGCTTCTGCGTGCCGCGGTCGCGGCTCATCGCCATCCAGCCCGCATCGACGATGGCCCAGCCTTTCTCGACCTGGTGGCCGATCACTGTGGTGAGCACGCTCAGCGCGACCTCGTCCGTGCTGCAGACGCCGACGTTGCGCATCACGAGGTCGAAGAACACATAGACGCCGGCCCGCACTTCGGTCACGCCATCGAGGCGCTCGGCCATCAGCGCCGTGGGCGTGGAGCCCACGCTGACGATGGGGCAGGGCAGGCCCGCATCGCGAAGCCGCTGTGCGGCGCGCACACAGCCGGCGCGTTCCTGCTCGGCCATGGCCCGGAGCGCTTCCGGCGTGTCGAGGTCGTAGCTGGAGCCGGCGTGCGTCATCACGCCGGCCAGGTGCATGCCGCCGCCGTGCAGCACGTGGGCGACCTCGAGCAGCACGTCGTCGTCCGGGCGAATGCCGGAGCGGTGGCCATCGGTGTCGACTTCGATCAGCACGTCAAAGGCCTCGCCGTTCGCGCGGCCGAACTCGGCGATGGCGCGTGCCGAGGCGACACCGTCCGTGATGATCGAAAGCGCGCAGCCGCGGCGGCGCAGTTCGAGCGCATGCGGCAGCCGGTGCTGTGCCATGCCGACGGCGTAGAGGATGTCGGTGAAGCCCGCAACGAAGAATTGTTCGGCCTCCTTCAGCGTGGAGACGGTGATGCCCTGCGCGCCCGCATCGCGCTGTGCACGCGCGATGTCGATGCACTTGCTGGTCTTCACGTGCGGGCGGAAGCGCACGCCGAGCGCGTTCATGCGCGCCTGCATCCGCGCGATGTTGTGCTGCATGCGCGGCCGCTCGACGATGGCGGCGGGCGTGTCGATGGTGGCGAGGGTGAGGGCGGTCATGGGAGTCGTCCGTTCAGGAAATCGATGCGAAGGATTGGAGCCACGGCAGCGCGGGCGCGAGCGTGGCGGCTTGCTGCTCGGGCGATGGTGCACCGTTCGGCAAGGCGAGCCCGACACGGTTGTGCCAGAAGGTTCGCAGGCCTACGGCCGAGGTGCCGAACATGTCGTAGCCCGAGCCGGCGACGAAGGCGGCGTCGCTGGCCCGTACGCCCAGTCGGTCGAGCGCCATGCGGTAGGGGCGTGGATCGGGCTTGTAGAAGCCGGCTTCTTCGGAGGTGACGACCACGTCCCAATCGACGCCGAGCAACGCCGCCGCGCGGTGGCCGAGACGGCGCGAGCAGTTGGTGACCACCGCGAGCTTGCAGTGCGGCCTGAGCGCGTGGAGCAACTCGCGTGCGCCGTCCCATGCGGGCAGTGCGTCCCAGTGCGCTTCTAGCGCGTCGGGCGCGGAGTCGGCCATGCCGGTGCGGCGGGCGGCGTCTTTCACCAACTGCTCGTAGGGCACATAGGCGCCGCAGCCGTAGGTGAGCCGCAGGTATTCGGCGCGCCACGCGCGGCCTTTCTCTTCGGAGCCGGCAGCGGCATTCCAGACGGTCCAGGAGTCGAGCAGGGCGGTGAGCAGGTCGAAGAGCACGGCGCGCGGGTAGGCGCTGCGTGAGGTGATGGAGGCTTGCATGCGCATCGACTGTACGGTTTGAGACCATCGTTGTGCTTCAATGCGAACTCATCAATCGTTCAGCACAGCTTAATGATCCAGATCGAAGACATGCAACTTGCGGCGGCCCTGTTGCGCGAGCCTTCGTTGAGCGCAGCGGCACGTTCGCTCGACGTCACGCCGCCCGCGCTGTCGATGCGGCTGCGCAAGCTCGAAGTCACGCTCGGCCTGTCGCTGGCCACCCGAACGGCGCGGCGCCTCAGCCTCACGGCCGAGGGCGAACGCTTCGCGCGCGAGGCCGCGGCGCTGCTCGGGCAGATCGAGGGCCTGCGCGAATCGATGCAGCGCGACGACCGCCGCCTCACCGGCACCTTGCGCATTGCCGCGCCCTTCGGCTACGGCCGGCAGTACGTGGCGCCGATGCTCGCGCGCTTCGCCCGGCTGCACCCGGGCCTGCGCATCCAGTTCGACCTGCGCGAGACGCCGTGGCCCGACCGGCACGATGCCGACGCGATCATCCATATCGGCGCGGTGCGCGATTCGTCGTGGGTTGCGCGCACGCTGAGCGCCAACGAGCGCTGGCTGTGCGCGAGCCCCGAGTACCTGCGCGCACGCGGCACGCCCCGTGTTCCGCGCGACGTGATGGTGGGGCACGACTGCATCGTCATCCGCGAGAACGACGAAGACGTGACGCTGTGGCATGTGCGCCGCGCAGCAAAGCCGAAGGCGCAGCAACGGCGCGTCGGTGCGCGTGAAACGCTGCGCATCGCGCCGGCGTTTGTCACCAACGACGGAAGCGTGGCCCGGCACTGGGCCGAGCAGGGCATGGGGCTGGTGCTGCGCTCCGAATGGGACGCGGCGGACGCGATCGCACGGGGCTCGCTGGTGCGGGTGCTGAAAGATTGGGAGTTCGACAGCGCACCGGTCGTGCTGCTGGTGCCGACGCGCAAGGGGCGCACGGCGCGGGTGCAGGCGTTGATCGAGTTTCTGGAGGAGAGCTTCGGCAGCTAGTTCACTGCACCCGGTCGCCGTCTCGCACTGATTCGACCGCGCCGTTATAGAACCGCACGATCCCGAGGAAGTTGCCCTGGCCGCGGTGGTAGGTCCAGTCTTCCATCGGAACGCACTGCTGGCTGATGATCTGCCGCGTGCCGCCGCCCCGCAGGCCCGGCGCGACGATCACTTCGACCTGCGGGCGAGGAACGCAGACGATGTCCTTCAGGACCGGCTCGCCGCATTTGTTGAGCACGGAGAACTTCGATTCGCCGACGCCTGCGAGAAAGCCGCCGCAACTGAGCGATTGCGCGGATGCACCGCCCGGTTGCAGGGCAGCGAGCAAAAGCGCAGTCGAGGCGAAGGTGCGCAGGACGATGTTCATGGCGTTGAAGGCTTCAAAAAGAAAAAGCCCCGACCGGCGGGGCATTTTTTCTCAGTCGGATCAACCGACTTCGGCGATCAGTTCGATCTCGACGCAGGCGCCCATCGGGATCTGTGCCACGCCGAACGCGCTGCGCGCATGCGCGCCCTTTTCGGGGCCGAAGACTTCGGCGAAGAATTCGCTCGCGCCGTTGGTCACCAGGTGCTGTTCGGTGAAGGTGCCGACCGAGTTCACGAGGCTCATCACCTTGACGATGCGCTTGACCTTGTTGAGGTCGCCCACGGCCGCGTGCAGCGTGCCCAGGAGATCGATGGCGATGGCGCGTGCGGCCTGCTTGCCTTCCTCGGTGGTGATGTTCACGCCGAGTTGGCCGGCCCAGACCTTGCCGTCCTTCTTGGCGATGTGGCCCGACAGGAACACGAGGTTGCCGGTCTGCACGAAAGGCACGTAGGCGGCGGCGGGGGCCGAGACCGGGGGCAGGGTGATGCCGAGGCTGGAAAGTTTGTCGTAAACGCTCATGGAGACTCCTTGTCTTGGGATGTCGATTGTGTCTGGCTTTGCGAGGTGAGCTGGACCACTTCCCCCACCGGCTGCACGGTCACCCCGACGCTGAGCGTGTGCCTCGCGCCGCCATGCAGTACGCCGCGCATCGGCGAAACGTCGGAGTAGTCGCGGCCGATGGCCAGCGTGACGTAGTCCTCGCCCGGCTGGCGGCCGTTGGTGGGATCGAAGTCGGCCCAGCCGCCGTCGCCTTCGCCGCTCTCGCCGGGCATGTACACCGACACCCACGCGTGCGAGGCATCGGCGCCCACGAGGCGCGGCTGGCCCGGCGGCGGTTGCGTGAGCAGGTAGCCGCTCACGTAGCGCGCGGGCAGGCCCAGCGTGCGAAAGCACGCGATCATGATGTGCGCGAAGTCCTGGCACACGCCCTTGCGCTGGGCCAGCGCCTCGACGGCGGGTGTGTTGATCTCGGTGCTGTCGGCGTCGTAGTCGAAGTCGCGGTACATGCGCTCGGTGAGGTCCATCGCCACGTCGAAGGTGGGGCGTCCGGGCGCGAAGCTCGCGCGCGCGTACGCGGCAAAGTCGTCGTGGCGCGGCACGTAGGGCGAGGGAAAGACGAACTCGGAAGCTGCGTCGAACGTGGCGTCCTTGCGGAAGCGGAAACGCTCGCGCACGGTCTCCCAGGGCAGCTCGCGGGCGATGGCGTCCGAGAGCACCGGCACCGAGGTATCGACCACGCTCTCGGCCGTGACCACCAGCCGGTCGTGCGTGGCTTCGAGCGCAAAGAAGGCGCGGGTGTTGCCGTAGACATCGGGCAGTTCGCCGCGCTGCGCCGGCGGCGGATCGATCGTGAGCAGGTGGCTCACGAGCCGCTGCGAACCGGTGGCCAGCGGCTTCAGGTGGGCCAGGTGCTGCGCCGTCTCGACGGGCGGCGCGTATTCGTAGCGGGTTTCGTGGGTGACGTGCAGCAGCATGGCGTCGGCAATCGGGTTCTTACTTCGACGCGGCGCCGAAGTGCGAGGCGTAGATCTTCGCGTAGGTGCCGTCGGCCTTGATGTCCGCGAGGCCCTTGTCGATCTTCGCCAGAAGCTCGGCATTGCCCTTCTTCACCGCGATACCGTACTGCTCGGAGGGAAAGCCCGCATCGCTCACCGTCTTGAAGCCGCCACCCGCATTGTTCGCGAGGTAGTGCGCCACCACGCCGTTGTCGGCCACCACGGCCTGCACGCCGCCGGCTTCGAGTTCCTTCAGCGCGAGCGGTGTCGATTCGAAGCGCTTGATGGCTGTGTTCGACTTGCCGAGCAGCTTGCCCACGACTTCGTCGCCGGTGGTGCCGTTCTGCACGCCGACCTTCAGGGTCTTGATGTCGTCGAACTTCGCGACGGGCGAATCGCTCTTCACCGCGATGAGCTGCCTGGCCTCGAAGTAGGGCGGCGAGAAGTCCATGGTCTGGCGGCGCTCGTCGGTGATGGTGATGGACGACACCAAGAGGTCGCGGTCGCCCTGGTCGAGCGAATTGAAGATGCCTTCCCACGGCGTGTTGACGAACTTCACCTCGATGCCGGCCTTCTGCGCGACGGCCTTCACCACGTCGATGTCGAAGCCCACGACCTCGCCCTTTTCGTTCTGCGATTCGAAGGGCGCATAGGCCGCATCGGTGCCGACGACCAGCACGCGCGCCGCAGCCGGTGGTGGAGGCGCAGAAGCGGCGGCGGGTGCGGCGGCTTCCTGCTTGCCGCAGCCGGCGAGCGCGAGGCCGACCAGGAGGCTGGCTGCGGTGAGGGTGAGACGGCGATTGATGAGCATGTTCTGTCTCCTTGGATTCATTGTGGAACGCCGCGGAACCGGCTTTGCCGGGCCGCAGGCGTTGCCCCCCGGTGAGGGGGAGTGCGAAGCGACACGAAGTGCGCGAAGCATGGGAGAGAGCCAGTTTTTCAGGCGCCGACGGAGCGCAGCGATTCGGATGTGAGCGTGAAGTAGCGCGTGCCGATGGCGTCCGACACATGGTAGGCCGCGGTCTCGCAGTTGGCGAGCAACTGGATCAGCGCGGGATAGTTGGCCTCCGGCCCCGCGGCGCACAGGTGCTCGAGCGTCCAGGTGGCCGGATCGGGCAGTTCGTACGACAGCGCGGTGAGCTTGCCGGGCGCGCTGCCCGCGAGCCGAGCGATGCGCCCGCGCAGGGTCTGCGTGACCCAGGCCAGCGAGCGCGGGTTCTCGGCATCGAGCACCAGGAGGTCGACCAGCGTGGCGACGTCGCGCCGTTGCTGGTAGCGCGCATGGAAGGTGATGGTGCTGTCGAACAGCGCCACCATCGCCTCGAAGCCGCTGACCTCGTGCACCGCGCCGTTGTCGAAGCCGACTTCGAGCGCGTTCGACAAAAAGCCCAGCCGCTCGATGTGGCGGCCGATGGACAGCAGGCGCCAGGCATCGTCGCGCGTCATGCGGTCGGTCTGCGCACCGGTCATGGCGGCCAGCGCGGTGCTGGCGGATTCGAGCGCGCGCAGCGCGGCGCTGGCGGCAAAGCTGCCTTCGCCGGCCTGCTCGGCGGCGCGGCGCAGGAACTCGGCTTCGGCGCGCACGATCTGGTTCCAGTTGTCCTGCGAGAGCCGCTCGCGCACCGCGGCCGCGGCCTGGCGGATGCAGCGGAGGCTGTAGCCGACGCTGCCGCCCCCATCGACATCGCCGAGCTCGGCCACCAGGGCACGCTCGAACACCCGGCGCGACTGCGGCGCGCTCGGCGCCTCGGCCGGCACCAGCGCATTGCGCACGGCCATGCGGTGCAGCCATTCGAGCAGCGGGCGCGACGACTGGTCTTCGCCGCCCAGCAGGTTGAGCGTGAGGCGCGCCAGGCGCACCGCGTTCTCGGCGCGCTCGGTGTAGCGGCCAAGCCAGAACATGTTCTCCGCGGCGCGGCTGGTGACCGGTGCGCGGTGCCGCGCGAGCGAGGCCGGCGTGGCGTGCGGCTGCAGCAGCGTGGTGCGATCGACCTCGCCGTGCGTCTGCACCCACACGTCGGCACTGCTGCCGCCGCGCTGCATCGAGGCGATCTGCGCATCGGCGCCCGCGAGCCGGGCAAGGCCGCCGGGCAGCACGCGCCACGACTGCGCGCCGTCGCTCACCGCGAACACGCGCAAGAGCGCCGCGCGCGGCGCGATGTGGCCGGGCCCCAGGTCGCTCGTCCAGGTGGGGATCTGCGACAGCGGCAGGTAGCTCTGCACCGTGTGGGCGTCGCCCTCGCGCACGATGCGGCCGGCCCACTCGTCGAGTTCCCGCCGCCCCAGCTGGCTGCCGAGCACCGCATCGAAGCTCGTGCGGCCGTCGATGCCGGGGTAGGTCGGCTTGATGAAGCAGTCGCCCAGCTGCGGCAGCACCGCCTCGAGCGCGGCGCGCTCGCCGCACCACCAGGTGGGGAGGGCTGGCAGCTTCAGCTTTTCGCCGATCAGCCGGCGGGCAAGGCCCGGCAGGAAGCCAAGCAGCGCGGGCGATTCGAGAAACGCCGAGCCCGGCATGTTGGCCACCAGCACATTGCCGGCACGAATCGCTTGCAGCAGGCCGGGCACGCCGAGCGTGGAATCGGGGCGCAGCTCCAGCGGGTCAAGGAACTGATCGTCCAGCCGCTTGATGAGACCGTGCACCGGACGCAAGCCCTGCAGCGTCTTGAGGTAGAGCCGCTGGTCGCGCACCGTGAGGTCGCTGCCCTCGACCAGCGTCACGCCCAGGTAGCGCGCGAGGTACGCGTGCTCGAAGTAGGTTTCGTTGTACGGGCCGGGCGTGAGCAGCGCAATATGGGGCGGCACGCCGGCCGGGCACATGCGCTGCAGGCCGTCCATCATGGCGCTGTAGGTGGCGGCCAGACGCTGCACGTGCAGCGCCTCGAAGGCCTGCGGAAACTGCCGCGTGATGGCCAGCCGGTTTTCCAGCAGGTAGCCCAGGCCCGAAGGTGCCTGGGTGCGCTGCGACACCACCCACCAGTTGCCGTCGGGGCCGCGCGCGAGGTCGAACGCCGCGATGTGCAGCCAGGTGTCGCCTGGCGGCTTCACGCCGTGCAGGGCACGCAGGTAGCCCGGATGGCCGCGCACCAGCGCCGGCGGAATGAGCCCTTCGCTCAGCAACTGCTGCGGGCCGTAGACATCGGCCATCACCCGGTCGAGCACGCGCACCCGCTGCAGCACGCCGGCCTCGATCTGGCTCCAGCTTTCGGGGGAAACGATCAGCGGGAACAGGTCGAGCGACCAGGGCCGCTGCGGACCGTTGGTGGCATCGGCGTAGACGTTGTAGGTGACGCCGTTGTCGCGGATCTGCCGCTCCAGGCTGACCGCGCGGCGCGGCAGGTCGTTGAAGCCGCCCGGGCCGAGTTGGTCGAAGAAGGCGTTCCAGGCGGGGGTGAGCGGTGGGGTTTCGCTGGTCGCCGCTGACGGTTGCTGCGCTTGCGACTGCGATTGGCTCTGGGACTGCGATGCGGAAGATTGGGGCTGGGATTGCGATTGGGTGGCAGCCGGGCGTTCCGCGGCCGCGTCGTACAGCAGCGGGGCACTTGCCGCCGGGGCCGTACCCGGCGATGCGGGCCGCAGAGGCGCCACCGGCGTGGCCCCGC
This region includes:
- a CDS encoding circularly permuted type 2 ATP-grasp protein; amino-acid sequence: MEPLNESLFDAQALEFPAALASTLAPAALPGHFDELRGGATPVAPLRPASPGTAPAASAPLLYDAAAERPAATQSQSQPQSSASQSQSQSQSQAQQPSAATSETPPLTPAWNAFFDQLGPGGFNDLPRRAVSLERQIRDNGVTYNVYADATNGPQRPWSLDLFPLIVSPESWSQIEAGVLQRVRVLDRVMADVYGPQQLLSEGLIPPALVRGHPGYLRALHGVKPPGDTWLHIAAFDLARGPDGNWWVVSQRTQAPSGLGYLLENRLAITRQFPQAFEALHVQRLAATYSAMMDGLQRMCPAGVPPHIALLTPGPYNETYFEHAYLARYLGVTLVEGSDLTVRDQRLYLKTLQGLRPVHGLIKRLDDQFLDPLELRPDSTLGVPGLLQAIRAGNVLVANMPGSAFLESPALLGFLPGLARRLIGEKLKLPALPTWWCGERAALEAVLPQLGDCFIKPTYPGIDGRTSFDAVLGSQLGRRELDEWAGRIVREGDAHTVQSYLPLSQIPTWTSDLGPGHIAPRAALLRVFAVSDGAQSWRVLPGGLARLAGADAQIASMQRGGSSADVWVQTHGEVDRTTLLQPHATPASLARHRAPVTSRAAENMFWLGRYTERAENAVRLARLTLNLLGGEDQSSRPLLEWLHRMAVRNALVPAEAPSAPQSRRVFERALVAELGDVDGGGSVGYSLRCIRQAAAAVRERLSQDNWNQIVRAEAEFLRRAAEQAGEGSFAASAALRALESASTALAAMTGAQTDRMTRDDAWRLLSIGRHIERLGFLSNALEVGFDNGAVHEVSGFEAMVALFDSTITFHARYQQRRDVATLVDLLVLDAENPRSLAWVTQTLRGRIARLAGSAPGKLTALSYELPDPATWTLEHLCAAGPEANYPALIQLLANCETAAYHVSDAIGTRYFTLTSESLRSVGA